In a single window of the Tellurirhabdus bombi genome:
- the gcvT gene encoding glycine cleavage system aminomethyltransferase GcvT has product MELKHIPLENIHEQLGAKMVPFAGYLMPVRYSSDIEEHQTVRNGVGIFDVSHMGEFILKGDRALELIQRVSANDASLLYDGKVQYSYLPNEKGGVVDDLLVYQISPVEFMLVVNASNIDKDWNWIKSHMEAGNFADGVDMVNISDDTCLFAVQGPLAAQALQPLTNAKLDSMSYYTFEKTDFAGCPNVIISATGYTGAGGFEIYVSNEQAEAVFKAILEAGAPHGIKPIGLGARDTLRLEMGFCLYGNDVDDVISPLEAGLGWVTKFTKDFVNSSSLKSQKEQGLVRKLVGFEMIDRGIPRSHYELCTADGTHLGEVTSGTQSPTLSKGIGMGYVPSDYSKPGTEVFVKVRDRLLKAQVVKLPFVKK; this is encoded by the coding sequence ATGGAATTAAAGCACATTCCGCTCGAAAACATTCATGAGCAGCTCGGCGCAAAAATGGTCCCGTTCGCTGGCTATTTAATGCCCGTACGTTATTCTTCCGACATTGAAGAACACCAGACGGTACGAAACGGCGTTGGTATTTTTGACGTTTCGCACATGGGCGAATTTATTCTGAAAGGCGACCGGGCTCTGGAGTTAATTCAAAGAGTATCAGCCAATGATGCCTCTTTGCTCTACGATGGCAAAGTGCAGTACAGCTACTTGCCGAATGAGAAGGGCGGCGTTGTTGACGATCTGCTGGTTTACCAGATTAGCCCTGTTGAATTTATGCTGGTGGTCAATGCCTCCAATATTGATAAAGACTGGAATTGGATAAAAAGTCACATGGAGGCCGGAAATTTCGCCGATGGCGTTGATATGGTCAACATTTCGGACGACACTTGTCTGTTTGCAGTGCAGGGTCCGTTGGCTGCCCAGGCGTTGCAACCCCTGACCAATGCCAAGCTGGATTCGATGTCGTATTATACCTTCGAGAAAACGGATTTTGCGGGTTGTCCCAATGTGATTATTTCGGCAACGGGCTATACTGGCGCGGGTGGATTTGAAATTTACGTGTCCAACGAGCAGGCCGAAGCGGTCTTTAAAGCCATTCTGGAAGCCGGCGCACCGCACGGGATCAAACCGATTGGCTTAGGCGCCCGGGATACTTTACGCCTGGAAATGGGCTTTTGTCTCTACGGAAATGACGTAGATGACGTGATTTCCCCCCTGGAGGCAGGACTGGGCTGGGTGACGAAGTTTACTAAAGACTTCGTGAACTCAAGCAGTCTCAAAAGCCAGAAAGAACAGGGCCTGGTCCGGAAGCTGGTTGGCTTTGAGATGATTGATCGCGGGATTCCAAGAAGTCACTACGAGCTTTGCACGGCAGACGGCACCCATCTGGGCGAAGTGACCTCCGGCACGCAGTCGCCGACATTAAGCAAAGGGATTGGCATGGGCTACGTCCCGTCCGACTACAGCAAGCCGGGAACCGAAGTATTTGTTAAAGTCCGCGACCGGTTGTTGAAGGCCCAGGTTGTGAAGTTGCCATTTGTTAAGAAGTAA
- a CDS encoding carboxypeptidase-like regulatory domain-containing protein translates to MFHSPYVKQSLLYFLLFVLSNGLAIGQVVIRGKIQSVDDGRPVPYALITDPQHRFGTYADTSGQFTARVPAGVDTLLISCVGFLDTTVIISGLADKPVILLKAKETQLPEMIVRRRKPRIATLGALRRRTTYVWGNCSGRNIEYALLIRNPRSLNGYLNKIAYLIAREGIPTAPFRVRIYANNEGEPGADLLPRSVIATARRGGNWCEVDLSDYNIRLPKEGVFVAMEWLATQNPKYHFSKGFKMPDGQQNKLECYGQYLAFSKEIKSALVWERVNGGYWRRHSSTFSRAGGGEHPVIRTKVALGN, encoded by the coding sequence ATGTTTCACTCACCGTACGTAAAACAGAGTCTCTTATACTTCCTTCTTTTTGTACTCAGTAATGGCCTGGCCATTGGACAAGTAGTCATTCGAGGGAAAATCCAATCTGTCGACGATGGCCGCCCCGTGCCCTACGCGCTTATTACGGATCCGCAACACCGCTTCGGCACCTATGCCGACACAAGTGGTCAGTTTACCGCCCGTGTACCGGCTGGCGTTGATACATTGCTGATTAGTTGCGTTGGCTTTCTGGATACGACAGTTATTATTTCGGGTCTTGCCGACAAACCGGTCATTTTGCTGAAGGCAAAAGAAACGCAGTTGCCCGAAATGATTGTCCGGCGACGAAAACCACGGATTGCCACCCTGGGCGCACTGCGCCGCCGCACCACCTACGTCTGGGGAAACTGCTCCGGTAGAAACATTGAGTATGCATTGCTAATCCGAAATCCCCGCTCCCTCAACGGCTACTTAAATAAAATTGCCTACCTGATTGCCCGCGAGGGCATTCCTACGGCTCCGTTTCGGGTGCGCATCTACGCCAATAACGAGGGTGAACCAGGTGCCGATTTGCTGCCGCGTAGCGTAATCGCTACGGCGCGGCGCGGCGGGAACTGGTGCGAGGTAGACCTTTCCGACTATAACATCCGGCTTCCCAAAGAAGGCGTTTTTGTGGCGATGGAGTGGCTAGCCACCCAGAACCCGAAATATCATTTTTCGAAAGGCTTCAAGATGCCCGACGGCCAGCAAAATAAGCTGGAATGCTATGGCCAATACCTGGCTTTCTCCAAAGAAATTAAGTCGGCGCTGGTTTGGGAACGCGTCAATGGCGGTTACTGGCGCCGCCACAGCTCGACATTTTCGCGAGCGGGCGGCGGTGAGCATCCGGTTATCCGAACCAAAGTAGCGCTGGGAAACTGA
- a CDS encoding S8 family serine peptidase, which yields MYFLRWFAPVILLACLALSSYGQKNLYNQQQRINLERLGKEFEQTNTTLYQRAASLARQRGLPLQKFRGDGSVIILQGVDERGNLLYDATYSATRAAQTTRTSSLYSGGGLGLSLSGSSAVVQNKLGIWDGGRVLATHIELADRVTQVDNVTRNDNHATHVAGIMIGAGINPQARGMAFGGKLRAWDFSNDDAEMAAAASDLLVSNHSYGSLAGWVYDADRTGDIKWEWYGDTTISATEDHKFGIYNSEARDWDRIAINAPYYLIVKSAGNNHGQNGPGANQPYYIGSSNTVSRTPRKDQNGYDQIATYGTAKNILSVGAISALSVPYTQPADARIASFSSWGPTDDGRIKPDLVGVGVSVLSAGSVSNNTYATLSGTSMSAPNVSGSLFLLQEYFAQLNGGRFMRSSTLRGLAIHTTDEAGDNPGPDYRFGWGLLNTERAARVIGNADRSHLLEERTLTAGQTYTVQLVASGRGPLVATICWTDPEGTATASANINSRTPKLVNDLDIRLSSGQTTTLPWALNPAEPTQAATRSDNVVDNVEQIRIENPIPGSTYTLTVSHKGALTNARQDYALLASGVGGTVYCASAATSAGGTQIDRVRFAGIDQAGQAGCQPYTNFMTNVAIVAKGQQLPLEIVLGSCGNTRPSTTKVFIDWNLDGDFADAGELVATSGTLTAPATFASNLVIPPNLTEGQTTRLRIVTVETADNNAVLPCGNFANGETQEFLVRFTRPQNDVGVTALLAPENAFCGQDALRVGVRVQNFGTSPQTAILVTVRVTTADGTLVTTLTGTTTQPVAASAEASLTLQSPLTLQPGVAYRFTATTNLSSDQDTTNNQLAETRTTVVAPTPGNLTASYCGENPVALRSTGSGLTFWYDALTGGNLLAVGNATSTTVRPANNVYYAGINDFSGIVGPTEKGAFGGGTYAGNFGPQPLITTQIPLVLESARLYIGNAGRITFTVQRLDGTFVSSTTLDVTATRNPNTPVGTPPAGQTSDDPTDRGAEYPLNLRIPEPGDYKIAIEYENGASIFRSNVGVSGFPFSIPGVVLLKGSLFNNDTLKTAYYYLYNLKVKSLGCSAGQRTAVTAQPTDAVQATITPEGSTTACQGTGVRLRATESPAVSYQWLRDGQRIGGATTPVFSATLTGAYTVEVTGGCGPITSAPVAVTIQEPIRPTVTRDEYRLLSSAPSGNQWLLNGVAIPAATQQMLLVSQSGRYSVRANQNGCGELASDEITIEVITATTEPLGNGKLTIFPVPASHQVTIDYVLPVLAARSYQIQLTDLRGITIQKATMTRVQNKLYHTFDVSGLPAGIFLIVIQDAEGNVLHNGKMQKL from the coding sequence ATGTACTTTTTGCGCTGGTTTGCGCCAGTAATTCTTCTTGCCTGTTTGGCTTTGTCTTCCTATGGCCAAAAAAATCTCTACAACCAGCAGCAACGGATCAATCTGGAACGGCTGGGTAAGGAATTTGAGCAAACGAATACTACTTTGTACCAACGGGCGGCCAGTCTAGCCCGGCAGCGTGGCCTGCCGCTTCAGAAATTTAGGGGCGATGGCAGCGTAATCATTTTGCAGGGCGTTGACGAGCGGGGCAATTTGTTGTATGATGCTACCTACAGCGCTACCCGGGCGGCGCAAACGACACGGACTTCTTCCCTGTATTCGGGGGGCGGTTTGGGATTATCGTTGTCGGGAAGCAGTGCAGTAGTACAAAATAAACTGGGTATTTGGGACGGGGGACGCGTGCTGGCTACCCATATCGAATTGGCCGACCGGGTGACGCAAGTGGATAACGTCACCCGAAACGACAATCACGCGACCCACGTAGCCGGTATTATGATAGGGGCTGGCATCAATCCCCAGGCACGGGGCATGGCCTTTGGCGGCAAATTGCGGGCCTGGGATTTTAGCAACGACGATGCCGAAATGGCCGCCGCTGCGTCTGATTTGTTGGTTTCCAATCACTCCTACGGTTCGCTGGCGGGTTGGGTGTACGATGCCGACCGAACCGGCGATATCAAATGGGAATGGTATGGCGATACGACTATCAGCGCTACCGAAGATCATAAATTTGGCATTTACAACAGCGAAGCCCGCGATTGGGACCGAATTGCCATTAATGCGCCGTATTACCTCATTGTCAAGTCGGCGGGGAACAACCACGGGCAGAACGGTCCGGGCGCTAATCAACCTTATTACATCGGCAGTAGCAATACGGTCAGCCGAACACCCCGCAAAGACCAGAACGGCTATGACCAAATAGCAACTTACGGCACGGCGAAAAATATTCTTTCCGTCGGGGCGATCAGTGCCTTGTCGGTTCCCTACACGCAACCTGCTGATGCACGCATTGCCAGCTTTAGCAGTTGGGGACCTACCGATGATGGGCGCATCAAACCTGATTTAGTGGGCGTTGGGGTAAGTGTGCTGTCTGCCGGTTCGGTCAGCAACAATACCTACGCCACGTTGAGCGGTACGTCCATGTCGGCGCCTAATGTGAGTGGTTCCTTGTTTCTTTTACAGGAATATTTTGCGCAACTAAACGGCGGTCGTTTTATGCGCTCCTCAACGCTCCGAGGTCTGGCCATTCACACAACCGATGAGGCTGGCGACAATCCCGGACCCGATTACCGATTTGGCTGGGGATTGCTCAATACCGAACGCGCGGCCCGGGTTATTGGCAATGCCGACCGAAGCCATTTATTGGAAGAACGAACGCTTACCGCTGGGCAAACCTATACAGTTCAGCTGGTGGCTTCGGGGCGCGGACCGCTGGTGGCTACTATTTGCTGGACTGATCCTGAAGGCACGGCAACAGCATCGGCGAATATTAACTCCCGAACGCCAAAATTGGTCAATGACCTGGATATTCGTCTGAGTAGCGGGCAAACTACCACGTTGCCGTGGGCACTCAACCCGGCGGAACCCACGCAGGCGGCTACGCGGAGCGATAATGTAGTCGATAATGTAGAGCAAATTCGTATTGAGAACCCCATTCCGGGCTCTACTTATACCTTGACGGTTTCGCATAAAGGAGCGCTTACCAATGCTCGTCAGGATTATGCGCTCTTAGCTAGTGGGGTAGGCGGTACGGTCTATTGTGCGTCGGCCGCCACTTCGGCAGGCGGAACCCAAATTGATCGGGTGCGTTTTGCGGGGATCGACCAGGCAGGACAGGCGGGATGCCAGCCTTACACAAATTTTATGACCAACGTGGCCATCGTTGCGAAAGGCCAGCAACTGCCTTTGGAAATTGTGCTGGGTTCCTGTGGCAATACGCGTCCCTCGACAACAAAAGTTTTCATCGACTGGAATCTGGATGGGGACTTTGCTGATGCCGGCGAATTGGTTGCTACATCGGGTACTTTAACGGCTCCGGCCACTTTCGCCTCGAACTTAGTCATTCCGCCGAACCTAACAGAAGGACAAACAACCCGCCTGCGAATTGTCACGGTTGAAACCGCCGATAATAATGCTGTGCTGCCGTGCGGAAATTTTGCCAATGGCGAAACGCAGGAATTTCTGGTTCGGTTTACTCGTCCACAGAATGATGTGGGGGTAACCGCCCTATTGGCGCCCGAGAACGCTTTTTGTGGTCAGGATGCTTTGCGGGTTGGGGTACGGGTGCAAAATTTCGGCACTAGCCCACAGACCGCTATTCTGGTAACGGTGCGGGTAACAACTGCTGACGGAACTTTAGTTACCACATTAACGGGTACGACAACGCAGCCAGTTGCCGCTTCCGCCGAAGCTAGTCTAACCTTACAAAGTCCGCTGACCTTACAACCGGGCGTTGCCTACCGCTTTACGGCGACAACCAATTTGAGTTCGGATCAGGATACGACCAACAACCAACTGGCCGAAACCCGAACTACGGTAGTGGCTCCGACGCCGGGAAATTTGACGGCTTCGTATTGTGGCGAGAATCCCGTTGCGCTCCGCAGCACGGGCAGCGGATTGACTTTCTGGTATGATGCATTAACAGGAGGAAATTTATTAGCGGTTGGAAATGCCACCTCAACAACCGTTCGGCCTGCTAATAACGTGTATTACGCGGGGATTAATGACTTTAGCGGAATCGTGGGACCAACCGAGAAAGGAGCGTTTGGAGGAGGTACTTACGCCGGAAATTTCGGGCCGCAGCCGTTAATCACCACGCAGATTCCTTTAGTACTGGAGAGTGCAAGGCTATATATTGGCAATGCTGGCCGAATCACGTTTACGGTGCAGCGGCTGGACGGCACCTTTGTCTCCTCAACAACGCTCGATGTAACCGCTACGCGTAACCCAAATACGCCCGTTGGTACTCCCCCCGCCGGGCAAACTTCCGACGATCCTACCGATAGAGGTGCAGAGTATCCCTTAAATTTGCGGATACCCGAGCCGGGTGACTACAAAATCGCGATTGAGTACGAGAACGGAGCTTCCATTTTTCGGAGTAACGTCGGTGTGAGTGGCTTTCCGTTTTCGATTCCGGGGGTCGTGTTGCTGAAAGGCTCGCTGTTCAACAATGATACCTTGAAAACGGCTTATTACTATTTGTACAACCTGAAAGTTAAGTCGCTGGGTTGCTCGGCGGGGCAGCGTACTGCCGTGACGGCGCAGCCGACCGATGCGGTGCAGGCCACAATTACGCCGGAAGGTTCGACAACGGCCTGTCAGGGAACGGGGGTGAGGTTGCGCGCCACCGAATCACCTGCTGTTTCGTACCAGTGGCTCCGCGACGGCCAGCGAATTGGCGGAGCGACAACGCCTGTTTTCTCGGCCACGCTGACCGGTGCGTATACCGTGGAAGTAACCGGCGGCTGCGGACCTATAACTTCAGCGCCAGTTGCGGTGACCATTCAGGAGCCGATTCGGCCTACCGTTACCCGCGATGAATATCGACTACTTTCAAGTGCACCAAGTGGAAATCAGTGGTTGCTGAATGGAGTAGCCATTCCGGCAGCGACGCAGCAAATGCTTCTGGTTTCGCAGTCAGGTCGTTATTCGGTGCGGGCCAACCAAAATGGGTGCGGCGAATTGGCGTCCGATGAAATTACCATTGAAGTAATCACTGCCACAACTGAGCCCCTTGGAAATGGCAAACTGACTATCTTCCCGGTTCCGGCTTCGCATCAGGTAACTATCGATTATGTTCTGCCGGTACTAGCTGCCCGTTCGTATCAGATTCAACTGACAGATTTACGTGGGATAACCATTCAAAAAGCGACCATGACGCGCGTGCAAAACAAACTTTACCACACATTTGATGTATCTGGTTTGCCTGCTGGGATATTCTTGATTGTTATTCAGGACGCAGAAGGGAACGTGCTTCACAACGGGAAAATGCAAAAACTGTAG
- a CDS encoding DUF2911 domain-containing protein, with protein MKKILWIIGGLAVVVLIGFFVLRSWTKSKSPEAVAQINQNGVSVKVDYCQPYKKDRKIFGDLVPYGEVWRTGANEATLIEFDQDVVVAGQPLDEGEYSLWTIPSEGNWIVIFNRETGQWGTDYDQTKDVLRVPVMTRKRNNVAEQFYISFAPKERGTDMLLTWDKTEAIVPIQLRPEQ; from the coding sequence ATGAAAAAAATACTCTGGATTATCGGTGGTCTTGCCGTTGTTGTACTCATTGGCTTTTTTGTGCTTCGGTCGTGGACGAAATCAAAAAGTCCCGAAGCCGTAGCCCAAATCAATCAGAATGGCGTTTCGGTGAAGGTCGATTACTGCCAGCCTTACAAGAAAGACCGCAAAATCTTTGGGGATCTGGTGCCGTACGGAGAAGTATGGCGGACAGGTGCCAACGAAGCGACGCTCATCGAATTTGATCAGGATGTGGTAGTGGCCGGACAACCCCTGGATGAGGGAGAATATTCGCTCTGGACCATTCCCAGTGAAGGCAACTGGATTGTGATCTTTAACCGGGAAACCGGACAGTGGGGAACCGATTACGATCAGACGAAGGATGTGCTGCGCGTGCCGGTGATGACGCGCAAACGGAACAATGTGGCCGAGCAGTTTTACATCAGTTTTGCCCCGAAAGAACGCGGTACGGACATGCTGCTAACCTGGGACAAAACGGAAGCCATTGTGCCCATTCAGCTACGGCCAGAACAATAA
- a CDS encoding DUF6660 family protein gives MKWLTTILTVYLLGLSLWPCADEPLTLAGQPEISLSIQVREATESSHGHAHLCSPLCACACCATTLTAAPRFLYTLNSPAEILFPSSLVFAYYPPHWVDPLSAIWQPPKLTV, from the coding sequence ATGAAGTGGCTGACAACCATACTGACTGTTTATCTGCTGGGGCTTTCGTTATGGCCCTGTGCCGATGAACCACTTACCCTCGCCGGACAGCCAGAGATCAGTTTGTCTATCCAGGTGCGTGAAGCCACCGAATCGTCGCATGGGCACGCTCATTTGTGTTCGCCTTTGTGTGCTTGTGCCTGTTGCGCGACCACCCTTACGGCGGCTCCGCGCTTTCTTTATACACTCAACTCACCGGCTGAAATACTGTTTCCATCTTCGCTGGTTTTCGCCTACTATCCGCCCCACTGGGTTGATCCACTCTCGGCCATCTGGCAACCGCCCAAGCTTACCGTCTGA